In Aspergillus fumigatus Af293 chromosome 2, whole genome shotgun sequence, a genomic segment contains:
- a CDS encoding argininosuccinate synthase: protein MSKGKVCLAFSGGLDTSVILKWLIDEGYEVVAFTANVGQEEDFDAIREKALKLGAVKCEIADLRREFIEQLCFPAIACNAIYENVYLLGTSLARPVIARAQIDVAKREGCFAVSHGCTGKGNDQVRFELAFYALQPDIKVIAPWRDPAFYNRFAGRNDLLSYAAEKGIPVTSTKAKPWSMDENLAHCSYEAGILEDPNVTPPADMWKLTQDPLTAPDQPEDFTVHFETGIPVKLEYTEGGQKKVATDAVDLFLTANTIARRNGVGRIDIVENRFIGIKSRGCYETPGLTCLRAAHIDLEGLVLDREVRALRDQFVTFNYSKLLYNGLYFSPEREFLEASITASQKTVNGQVRCRAYKGSISILGRSSETEKLYDMSESSMDEIGDFAPTETTGFIGVSAIRLKKYGQMKQANGEKM from the exons ATGTCGAAAGGAAAGGTCTGCCTCGCCTTCAGCGGTGGTCTCGACACCAGTGTCATCT TGAAATGGCTCATTGACGAGGGCTACGAGGTTGTTGCTTTCA CGGCCAATGTTGGCCAGGAAG AGGACTTTGACGCTATCCGGGAGAAGGCTCTGAAGCTCGGGGCCGTCAAGTGCGAGATTGCCGACCTCCGCC GGGAGTTTATTGAGCAGCTCTGCTTCCCCGCTATTGCCTGCAACGCTATCTACGAGAACGTCTACCTTCTGG GAACTTCGCTGGCTCGTCCCGTCATTGCTCGTGCTCAGATCGATGTCGCCAAG AGGGAAGGATGCTTCGCCGTTTCCCACGGTTGCACCGGCAAGGGTAACGACCAGGTCCGTTTCGAGCTTGCCTTCTACGCCCTTCAGCCCGATATCAAGGTCATTGCCCCCTGGCGTGACCCTGCTTTCTACAACCGCTTCGCCGGTCGCAACGACTTGCTCTCCTACGCCGCCGAGAAGGGCATTCCCGTGACCTCCACCAAGGCCAAGCCCTGGTCTATGGACGAGAACCTGGCCCACTGCTCGTACGAGGCCGGTATCCTCGAGGACCCCAACGTCACTCCTCCCGCCGACATGTGGAAGCTCACCCAAGACCCTCTCACCGCCCCTGACCAGCCCGAGGATTTCACCGTTCACTTCGAGACGGGCATCCCCGTCAAGCTGGAATACACTGAGGGTGGCCAGAAGAAGGTCGCTACCGACGCTGTCGACCTTTTCCTGACCGCCAACACTATTGCTCGCCGCAACGGGGTTGGTCGTATCGACATTGTTGAGAACCGCTTCATCGGTATCAAGTCTCGTGGCTGCTACGAGACCCCCGGTCTCACCTGCCTGCGCGCTGCTCACAT TGATCTGGAAGGTCTGGTTCTGGACCGTGAGGTCCGTGCTCTGCGGGACCAGTTCGTCACCTTCAACTACTCCAAG CTCCTCTACAACGGTCTCTACTTCTCCCCCGAGCGTGAGTTCCTCGAGGCTTCCATCACTGCTTCCCAGAAGACCGTCAACGGACAGGTCCGTTGCCGCGCCTACAAGGGCAGCATCTCCATTCTCGGCCGTTCCTCCGAGACTGAGAAGCTGTACGACATGTCTGAGTCCAGCATGGACGAGATCGGTGACTTTGCTCCCACCGAGACTACCGGTTTCATTGGCGTGTCCGCCATCCGCCTGAAGAAGTACGGCCAGATGAAGCAGGCCAACGGCGAGAAGATGTAA
- a CDS encoding isoaspartyl peptidase/L-asparaginase gives MTDSIPATFKPALIIHGGAGNIQRSRLPPDLYAQYHASLLSYLRSTKDLLNSGASALDAAVHAVSLLEDDEFFNCGRGSVFTSAGTIEMEASVMVTTVNKPTDETPSPIKRGAAVMELRNVRHPIQLARECLLRTGHDANGNPNGDGGNMHSQLGAPYVEELARAWGLEFKPDEWFWTKRRWEEHQRGLKGETEPVSLSQGTVGCVCLDRWGELAVATSTGGLTNKLPGRIGDTPTLGAGFWAEAWEEGLREAGGKRMVYRSSMSDPNDAEDTSWGTAAIKRMVAECMPPVVNRLLWPATDTRLPSQEHSSEKQALLEQEGLPRRIKRRAVALSGTGNGDSFLRVAAARTACAMLRYSQASVPRSLAEAVSAVAGPDGELQRSAGRRWGKTGEGEAGIIGIEAETVLDATGAGLRAAQKKTLSRGKVVFDFNCGGMWRAWVEEDATGKDVERVMVFREEYQ, from the coding sequence ATGACCGACTCCATCCCAGCGACTTTCAAGCCTGCCCTCATTATCCACGGCGGCGCAGGCAATATTCAGCGCTCGAGGCTGCCTCCGGACCTCTACGCTCAGTACCAtgcctccctcctctcctaCCTCCGCTCGACGAAAGATCTCCTCAACAGCGGCGCCAGCGCCCTAGACGCAGCCGTCCACGCCGTCTCAttgctggaagacgacgagtTCTTCAACTGCGGACGCGGCAGCGTGTTCACCTCAGCAGGGACAATCGAAATGGAGGCCTCCGTGATGGTCACAACCGTCAACAAACCCACCGACGAGACGCCATCTCCCATCAAACGAGGCGCAGCCGTGATGGAGCTAAGAAACGTCCGGCACCCGATCCAGCTCGCCAGGGAATGTCTCCTCCGAACAGGCCACGACGCCAACGGCAACCCGAACGGCGACGGCGGGAACATGCACTCGCAGCTCGGGGCGCCGTACGTGGAGGAACTCGCTCGTGCGTGGGGCTTGGAGTTCAAACCGGACGAGTGGTTCTGGACCAAAAGGCGGTGGGAGGAACATCAGCGCGGGCTAAAGGGGGAGACGGAGCCCGTTTCCTTGAGCCAGGGGACGGTCGGGTGTGTGTGTCTCGATCGGTGGGGGGAACTGGCTGTTGCGACGAGTACGGGCGGGCTGACGAATAAGCTTCCGGGGCGGATTGGGGATACGCCAACGCTCGGAGCGGGGTTTTGGGCGGAGGCGTGGGAGGAGGGGTTGCGCGAGGCCGGGGGCAAGAGAATGGTATACCGGTCCTCGATGTCGGATCCGAACGATGCGGAGGATACTTCTTGGGGAACTGCGGCCATCAAGCGGATGGTAGCTGAGTGCATGCCGCCGGTTGTGAACAGGCTGCTGTGGCCGGCCACGGATACGCGGTTACCCAGTCAAGAGCACAGCTCCGAGAAGCAGGCACTCCTTGAGCAGGAAGGTTTGCCGCGGCGTATCAAACGGCGAGCCGTTGCGCTGTCAGGGACCGGAAACGGGGACTCCTTCCTGCGCGTTGCGGCGGCTCGCACCGCTTGTGCTATGCTTCGATACTCCCAGGCATCGGTTCCTCGTTCTCTCGCGGAAGCTGTTAGTGCGGTTGCCGGCCCGGATGGAGAACTTCAACGTTCTGCGGGCCGCCGATGGGGCAAGACTGGGGAAGGTGAGGCGGGAATCATTGGGATCGAGGCCGAGACGGTTTTGGATGCTACTGGTGCCGGTCTGCGCGCAGCGCAGAAGAAGACCCTGAGTCGGGGGAAGGTGGTGTTTGATTTCAACTGCGGTGGGATGTGGCGAGCGTgggtggaggaagatgctaCTGGGAAGGACGTTGAGAGGGTAATGGTTTTCCGGGAGGAATACCAGTAG
- a CDS encoding protein transporter TIM17, whose amino-acid sequence MDHSRDPCPWVALSDFGGAFCMGAIGGAVWHGVKGFRNSPYGERRIGAITAIKARAPVLGGNFGVWGGLFSTFDCAIKGIRKKEDPYNAIIAGFFTGGALAVRGGVKAARNSAIMCAVFLAVIEGVGIGFQRMMADNTKLEVWSLTIALCYDCG is encoded by the exons ATGGATCACTCGAGAGATCCCTGTCCCTGGGTCGCTCTTAGCGATTTCGGTGGTGCTTTCTGCATGGGT GCTATCGGTGGTGCGGTTTGGCACGGTGTGAAGGGTTTCAGAAACAGCCCCTACGGCGAGCGACGGATAGGTGCCATCACAGCCATCAAGGCTCGAGCGCCCGTCCTTGGTGGTAACTTTGGTGTCTGGGGTGGTCTGTTCTCGACGTTCGATTGCGCAATTAAGGGTAtccggaagaaggaggatcCTTACAATGCTA TTATTGCTGGTTTCTTCACTGGTGGCGCTCTTGCTGTTCGTGGTGGTGTCAAGGCCGCCAGGAACTCTGCCATCATGTGCGCTGTGTTCCTGGCCGTCATTGAGGGTGTTGGTATTGGGTTCCAGAGGATGATGGCGGACAACACAAAACTAGAGGTATGGAGTCTTACCATTGCTTTATGTTACGATTGTGGCTGA
- a CDS encoding cytochrome P450 has product MTVKIPWPAVYLAIAASVYMRPQYAILDSLTATFVVLSLAVTSFRIIYAFVLYPKFFTPIKHIPTPSNWSWLTGNTSSYLIESPFEEMIEWAYKVPNNGLIRYYIFGNLERVLLTNPKALSELLVTKVYEFPKPQLVRQSLARVTGKHGVLLVEGDEHKRQRKNLMPAFSYRHIKNLYPIFWSKSIEMVKLIEKDLHSRADAKDNIVRVSEWASRATLDIIGVAGMDHDFGSLHDSNNELTKHYRRLLEEPPLAMRIIFVLGVLFGSVGVVESLPLKRNREIRESSLYIRDVARQMIRKKEAKMKSQASAETGTDIVSVALESGAFTEEELVDQMMTFLAAGHETTSTALQWSVYALCKHPDVQTRLREEVRTHLPPISPEHPEPLSAATLDSLPYLNAFCNEVFRFHPSVPGTVRDAAKDTTLLGYPIPKGTRILVSPEVINHSKELWGPDADQFNVERWLGSGRANTGGASSNYSFLTFLHGPRSCIGQGFAKAELACLVAAIVGRFQMELKDADAKLEVRRSATVAPKDGVLARFTPLEGW; this is encoded by the exons ATGACGGTCAAGATCCCATGGCCGGCAGTTTACCTTGCCATTGCAGCCTCCGTCTATATGAGACCTCAATATGCGATCCTTGACTCGCTAACGGCGACATTCGTCGTGCTGTCTCTGGCTGTTACTTCGTTCAGGATCATCTATGCCTTCGTCCTGTACCCTAAATTTTTCACACCTATAAAGCACATTCCCACACCTTCG AACTGGTCATGGCTCACTGGAAACACGAGCTCATATCTCATCGAATCGCctttcgaggagatgattgaATGGGCGTACAAAGTGCCCAACAATGGATTAATACGTTACTACATTTTTGGCAATCTCGAACGTGTGTTGCTAACAAACCCTAAAGCCCTGAGTGAGCTCCTTGTCACCAAGGTATACGAGTTTCCTAAGCCTCAGTTGGTAAGGCAAAGCCTTGCCCGCGTTACAGGGAAGCATGGCGTGCTCCTCGTCGAGGGAGACGAGCATAAG AGGCAACGAAAGAATCTTATGCCGGCTTTCTCATACCGCCACATCAAGAACCTCTACCCCATTTTCTGGTCCAAGAGCATCGAAATGGTCAAGCTGATCGAAAAAGACCTTCATAGCCGAGCAGATGCCAAAGACAATATTGTTCGCGTGAGCGAATGGGCCAGCAGAGCAACGCTAGATATCATCGGTGTTGCCGGAATGGACCATGACTTTGGTTCTCTCCACGATTCTAACAACGAACTGACCAAGCACTACCGGCGGCTCCTCGAAGAGCCGCCGCTCGCAATGCGTATTATCTTTGTCTTGGGCGTCCTATTTGGGAGCGTCGGAGTCGTGGAAAGCCTCCCACTGAAGCGAAACCGCGAGATTCGCGAAAGCTCTCTCTACATCCGCGACGTGGCCCGCCAAATGATCCGCAAAAAGGAAGcaaagatgaagagccaAGCATCCGCAGAAACGGGGACGGACATCGTCTCCGTGGCCCTGGAAAGCGGCGCCTTCACCGAAGAAGAACTCGTAGATCAAATGATGACCttcctcgccgccggccACGAAACCACCTCCACAGCGCTCCAGTGGTCAGTGTACGCCCTGTGCAAGCATCCGGACGTGCAGACGCGCCTCCGCGAGGAAGTGCGTACCCACCTTCCTCCCATCTCGCCGGAGCACCCAGAACCCCTCTCCGCAGCCACACTCGACTCCCTCCCTTACCTCAACGCCTTCTGCAACGAGGTCTTCCGCTTCCACCCTTCTGTTCCAGGCACCGTGCGTGACGCAGCCAAAGACACTACACTTCTCGGATACCCTATCCCCAAGGGCACGAGGATACTCGTCTCTCCGGAAGTCATCAACCACAGTAAGGAATTGTGGGGTCCTGACGCGGACCAGTTTAATGTTGAGCGGTGGTTGGGTTCCGGGCGAGCGAATACCGGCGGTGCCAGTAGTAATTACTCGTTTCTGACATTTTTGCATGGCCCGCGGAGTTGTATCGGCCAGGGGTTTGCAAAGGCAGAGTTGGCCTGTCTCGTGGCGGCTATTGTGGGACGGTTCCAGATGGAATTGAAGGACGCGGATGCCAAGCTTGAAGTGAGACGGTCGGCCACAGTTGCTCCAAAGGACGGCGTGCTCGCTAGGTTTACCCCGTTGGAGGGGTGGTAA
- a CDS encoding putative salicylate hydroxylase, with product MIVPRAKTPLEVVIVGAGIGGMAAALALGQRGHRVIVLESAPKLMEVGAGIQGSPNMLMLFDRWGVSPLIHAKDVALEYIHVRRWQDGSLLGKMPVNKTYGQQVVVHRADLHNALIEKAMALENVQVRVNSTVTRVQFDPPAVTLADGTMVQADVVLAADGIKSSIRDQLLGKDATKAIRTGDAAYRIMLPRSAMENDPELKQLIDEPQATRWIGPYRHIIAYPVRNHQLYNIVLLHPDRTDVEESWTTRGSKQMMVDDYRGWDRRVTKLIDLVKDNEVLEWKLCQHPPLKTWIRGRVALLGDACHPMLPYVGQGAAQAVEDAAALGVLLSSISSRSEIPLALASYEKSRKHRAETVQQSGTVNRATLHLPDGPEQQARDDQFRASMNGASNPDKWADLETQKFLWGWDAEKAALETWEGELPF from the exons ATGATTGTACCACGGGCGAAGACACCCCTCGAGGTGGTTATTGTTGG TGCCGGTATTGGGGGTATGGCTGCTGCATTGGCATTGGGCCAACGAGGACATCGTGTCATTGTACTCGAATCAGCCCCAAAG CTCATGGAAGTCGGTGCCGGTATCCAAGGTTCCCCGAACATGTTGATGCTGTTTGACA GATGGGGAGTCTCTCCGTTAATACACGCCAAGGACGTTGCATTGGAATACATCCACGTCCGACGATGGCAGGACGGCAGTCTTCTAGGGAAAATGCCCGTGAACAAGACCTATGGCCAGCAAGTAGTTGTCCACCGTGCAGACCTTCACAATGCACTGATCGAAAAGGCCATGGCGCTGGAGAACGTCCAAGTACGAGTCAACTCGACCGTCACTCGGGTCCAGTTCGACCCTCCAGCCGTGACCCTCGCCGACGGCACCATGGTGCAAGCCGACGTAGTCCTCGCAGCAGACGGAATCAAATCCAGCATTCGGGACCAGTTGCTAGGCAAGGACGCCACCAAGGCCATTCGCACCGGAGACGCAGCATACAGGATCATGCTCCCCCGAAGCGCAATGGAGAACGATCCggagctgaagcagctcatcGACGAGCCGCAAGCCACGCGCTGGATCGGACCCTACCGCCATATCATCGCCTACCCGGTCCGCAACCACCAGCTATACAACATCGTCCTGCTCCACCCGGACCGCACCGACGTCGAAGAGTCATGGACAACCAGGGGCTCGAAGCAGATGATGGTCGACGACTATCGCGGCTGGGACCGACGAGTCACGAAGCTCATCGACCTGGTCAAGGACAACGAAGTCCTGGAGTGGAAGCTCTGCCAGCACCCGCCTCTAAAGACGTGGATCAGGGGCCGCGTGGCTTTGCTCGGCGATGCCTGCCATCCAATGCT TCCATACGTCGGCCAAGGTGCCGCCCAGGCCGTGGAAGACGCCGCCGCCCTCGGCGTCCTCCtatcctccatctcttctcggAGCGAAATCCCCCTTGCCCTAGCCTCCTACGAAAAGTCGCGCAAACACCGCGCAGAGACAGTCCAGCAATCCGGGACCGTCAACCGCGCGACGCTGCATCTCCCCGACGGGCCGGAACAGCAAGCCCGCGACGACCAGTTCCGCGCTTCGATGAACGGGGCGTCGAACCCCGATAAATGGGCTGATCTGGAGACACAGAAGTTCCTCTGGGGCTGGGATGCGGAGAAAGCGGCTCTGGAGACCTGGGAAGGTGAATTACCCTTTTGA
- a CDS encoding NADH:flavin oxidoreductase/NADH oxidase — protein sequence MSQPVVPDIENKPAPGISYFTPAQEPPAGTAANPQSDGSAPPKLFRPLSVRGLTFHNRIGLSPLCQYSADDGHMTPWHMAHLGGIAQRGPGFLMVEATAVEPEGRITPQDLGLWKDSQIEPLSRVIEFVHSQNQLIGVQIAHAGRKASTVAPWLSANDTASEKMGGWPGRVKGPTNVPFTVKNPVPKEMTKQDIEDLKTAWVAAVKRAVKAGADFIEIHNAHGYLLMSFLSPAVNTRTDEYGGSFENRIRLSLEIAKLTRENVPKDMPVFLRVSATDWLEEVQPNKPSWRGVDTVRFAKILAETGYVDVLDVSSGGTHSEQHIHAKPGFQAPFAIAVKNAVGDKLAVASVGMIASAHLANSLLEKDGLDLVLVGRGFQKNPGLVWAWADELNVEISMANQIRWGFSRRGAGPYLRKKLEKI from the exons ATGTCGCAACCTGTTGTGCCTGACATCGAGAACAAACCCGCGCCGGGTATCTCGTACTTTACTCCGGCGCAAGAGCCGCCTGCTGGCACCGCTGCTAATCCTCAGTCTGATGGATCGGCACCTCCCAAGCTCTTCCGGCCGCTTTCGGTGCGGGGTCTGACCTTTCACAATCGCATTGGC CTATCGCCACTCTGCCAATACTCAGCCGACGATGGACACATGACTCCCTGGCATATGGCACATCTTGGAGGGATTGCCCAGCGAGGGCCAGGATTCTTGATGGTCGAGGCAACAGCAGTCGAACCGGAAGGCAGGATCACCCCGCAGGACCTGGGACTATGGAAAGACTCGCAGATTGAGCCATTGAGCCGCGTGATCGAGTTTGTCCACAGTCAGAACCAGCTTATCGGCGTGCAGATCGCACACGCAGGTCGCAAGGCCAGCACCGTCGCGCCATGGCTCTCGGCCAACGATACCGCCTCCGAGAAGATGGGCGGCTGGCCAGGCCGCGTCAAAGGCCCGACAAATGTGCCCTTCACCGTTAAGAACCCTGTGCCGAAGGAGATGACCAAGCAGGATATCGAGGATCTGAAGACCGCCTGGGTGGCCGCTGTCAAACGGGCTGTTAAGGCCGGAGCCGACTTTATCGAGATCCACAATGCGCATGGCTATCTTCTGATGTCGTTCCTCTCCCCTGCGGTCAACACGAGAACAGACGAGTACGGAGGCAGTTTTGAGAATCGCATCCGGCTCAGTCTGGAGATCGCCAAGCTCACCCGCGAAAATGTGCCCAAGGATATGCCTGTCTTCCTGCGGGTCTCCGCCACCGAttggctggaggaggtgcaGCCGAACAAGCCCAGCTGGCGAGGCGTGGACACTGTCCGATTTGCGAAGATCCTGGCAGAAACGGGTTACGTTGACGTGCTTGACGTGAGCAGTGGCGGCACTCATTCGGAGCAGCATATCCACGCGAAGCCAGGCTTCCAGGCACCCTTTGCTATTGCCGTCAAGAACGCCGTCGGGGACAAACTCGCAGTGGCATCAGTGGGTATGATTGCCAGCGCGCATTTGGCCAATTCCTTGTTGGAGAAGGACGGACTGGACCTTGTGCTGGTTGGACGTGgcttccagaagaacccGGGGCTGGTGTGGGCGTGGGCCGACGAGCTGAATGTAGAGATCTCCATGGCTAATCAGATCCGATGGGGTTTCTCGCGGCGCGGTGCTGGTCCTTACCTCAGGAAGAAACTCGAGAAGATATAA
- a CDS encoding putative lipase/esterase produces MTAIGAKSHLPPQLTLLQRLQLLTRILIALPRLIFRITRDLLFNHDSASFSTIWMRNTSRVADSLPHPQARALQRPSGSTIASLCKTYSLRHETIELDAGSAFPLATLHFIDCDPTARSPSGNVLLYFHGGGYITPLSTGHFKFARAAAQRLTAKCVLLEYTLAPELKYPGQLAQAAAALRYLLQHHDAAEVTIAGDSAGGNLALGVLAHLRDPHPLVRPVFEGDLRQQEQKLCAVLCVSPRCANTCDAESYTYNASKDIVSRALMEVFNSHWEPVKEEVWATPLAGTKEFWGSIPAKKVLLLAGTDEVYVDDIRRFGELLGSSSQAASTELVLCAEETHAQAIRDVAVNNWDGVMLKVALNWLQNLGTLNDRGLPLPPNSKGVCAVWNDTINVMTDSDTRHAR; encoded by the coding sequence ATGACGGCCATCGGAGCGAAAAGCCATCTCCCGCCGCAGCTCACCCTGCTCCAAAGACTCCAACTACTCACAAGAATCCTCATCGCCCTGCCTCGTCTCATCTTCAGGATCACCCGGGACCTCCTCTTCAATCACGACTCGGCTTCATTCAGCACAATCTGGATGAGAAACACCTCCCGCGTAGCCGACTCGCTCCCGCACCCTCAAGCCCGCGCTCTCCAACGCCCATCAGGAAGCACCATCGCCTCACTCTGTAAAACCTACAGTCTCCGCCATGAGACCATCGAACTTGACGCAGGCAGCGCCTTCCCCCTCGCAACCCTGCACTTCATCGACTGTGACCCCACCGCGCGCAGCCCCAGCGGGAATGTGCTGCTGTATTTCCACGGCGGGGGGTACATTACCCCCCTATCTACCGGCCACTTCAAGTTCGCGCGTGCAGCCGCACAAAGGCTCACCGCGAAATGCGTCCTGCTCGAGTACACCCTCGCGCCGGAACTCAAGTACCCGGGCCAACTGGcgcaggcggcggcggctctGCGGTACCTGTTGCAGCACCATGATGCCGCGGAGGTAACGATAGCGGGCGACTCTGCGGGTGGGAACCTCGCGCTGGGCGTGCTGGCGCATCTGCGGGACCCGCACCCGCTTGTTCGGCCTGTCTTTGAGGGGGATCTGCGacagcaggagcagaagctctGCGCGGTGCTCTGTGTCAGTCCGCGCTGTGCGAATACGTGCGATGCTGAGAGCTATACGTATAATGCTTCGAAGGATATCGTTAGTAGGGCGTTGATGGAGGTGTTCAATTCGCACTGGGAGCctgtgaaggaggaggtgtGGGCGACGCCGCTGGCTGGGACGAAGGAGTTCTGGGGGTCTATTCCTGCGAAGAAGGTGTTGCTCCTCGCGGGCACGGACGAGGTTTATGTGGATGATATCCGGCGGTTTGGGGAGTTGCTCGGTTCGTCGAGTCAGGCTGCCAGCACCGAGCTGGTCCTGTGTGCTGAAGAGACACATGCGCAGGCTATCCGTGACGTAGCGGTGAATAATTGGGATGGTGTCATGCTAAAGGTTGCTCTCAACTGGCTACAGAATCTGGGGACGCTAAATGACCGGGGATTACCGCTGCCACCAAACTCGAAGGGAGTTTGCGCGGTATGGAACGACACTATCAACGTTATGACAGATTCTGACACGCGGCATGCCCGTTGA